From the genome of Vallitalea okinawensis, one region includes:
- a CDS encoding DUF2089 domain-containing protein: MKNKLIGQCPICQEELEVSKLHCANCKTTIEGKFTLGKFQKLTDEQLFFIEIFIKNRGNIKEIEKELGISYPTVRNKLENVIESLGYKSKPKANKKDILAKVEKGLLSTEEALKMLRE; this comes from the coding sequence ATGAAAAATAAGTTGATTGGCCAATGTCCAATTTGTCAAGAAGAGCTGGAGGTATCAAAGCTTCATTGCGCTAATTGCAAGACAACAATTGAAGGTAAATTTACCTTAGGAAAATTTCAAAAGCTTACAGATGAACAACTATTCTTTATTGAAATCTTTATTAAAAATAGAGGTAATATTAAAGAGATAGAAAAAGAATTAGGTATATCTTATCCAACTGTTAGGAATAAACTTGAAAATGTTATTGAATCATTAGGTTATAAAAGCAAACCTAAAGCAAATAAGAAAGATATATTAGCTAAAGTAGAAAAGGGACTTTTATCTACAGAAGAAGCATTGAAAATGTTAAGAGAATAA
- a CDS encoding SHOCT-like domain-containing protein: MNKEERKQILQMLKEGKVSTEEALQLLDAVEEEDQPIKVKDKSLKNRFLRIKVKSDSETVNVNLPLSLVSAGLKIAEKFDSRIQSDALKDIDMDEIIDAVKNGAEGKIVEVESDSEIVEIYVD, from the coding sequence ATGAATAAAGAAGAAAGAAAGCAAATTTTACAAATGCTTAAAGAAGGTAAAGTTTCAACAGAAGAAGCACTTCAGTTATTGGATGCTGTTGAAGAGGAAGATCAACCAATCAAAGTAAAAGATAAGTCACTCAAGAATCGATTTTTAAGAATTAAGGTAAAGTCAGATTCTGAAACGGTAAATGTTAATCTACCTTTATCACTTGTATCTGCTGGATTAAAAATAGCTGAAAAGTTTGACAGCCGCATACAATCAGACGCACTTAAAGATATTGATATGGATGAGATTATCGATGCTGTTAAGAATGGAGCAGAAGGTAAGATAGTAGAAGTTGAGAGTGATTCTGAAATAGTTGAAATATATGTTGATTAA
- a CDS encoding DUF7922 domain-containing protein, with translation MKYIREFIELKQDAPGYALGSTKISGNCKFEVLHGKVKMKLSLKNLKKSNNTYTIDVIKTEEDKNIGVNLGELEVKSDGRSQFSFQKELTNSLDSQVLKDFDVIVIMAKKEDNSGKRDLITPAVGYRRERLLWRKNFRYYNEEDPFKKFQLNIEDAIEEEKDTELESQPLDVEEDGDIVAKEAPMDDVQMDEKVEKTQETMDAKEDGEVDEEVSSEDEKDDEQEGETVVIEGNEIIDNVGQSIIKDEDGGESGIEGEEIERQERRRQDVIVKYIDYDENSCKGKKKRRITREQEVKNLEHMKELLDIKEIHYQPKDLDTHEEEEEEIETREEDKIEESTEQETVGSVIPKRFSRKADEMFTTYPRLTPFEEKEGAEEWIRIEPRDIAIFPINTWRLMNNPFLMNGYYKHHHILLGEKLDLNDGYYYLIAVPAQYNPRQKRLANVHGFEYFRSCRKVNPRTGEFGYWIKEIRI, from the coding sequence ATGAAGTATATTCGTGAATTCATTGAATTGAAACAAGATGCACCAGGTTATGCTTTAGGTAGTACTAAAATAAGCGGAAATTGCAAATTTGAAGTCTTACATGGAAAAGTAAAAATGAAGCTTTCACTAAAAAACCTTAAGAAATCAAACAATACATATACCATTGATGTTATTAAGACAGAAGAAGATAAAAATATTGGAGTAAACTTAGGCGAACTTGAGGTGAAGAGTGACGGTAGAAGTCAGTTCAGTTTCCAGAAAGAATTAACAAATTCACTAGACAGCCAAGTACTAAAGGATTTTGATGTCATCGTTATCATGGCTAAAAAAGAAGATAATAGTGGTAAAAGAGATCTTATTACACCAGCAGTCGGTTATCGTCGGGAAAGATTATTGTGGAGAAAAAACTTTCGATACTATAATGAAGAAGATCCCTTCAAGAAGTTTCAACTCAACATAGAAGATGCTATTGAAGAAGAGAAAGATACGGAGCTTGAAAGTCAACCTTTGGATGTTGAAGAAGATGGCGACATAGTAGCAAAAGAAGCACCTATGGATGACGTTCAAATGGATGAAAAAGTTGAGAAAACCCAGGAGACTATGGATGCGAAGGAAGATGGAGAAGTTGACGAAGAAGTGAGTTCAGAAGATGAAAAAGATGATGAGCAAGAAGGAGAGACCGTCGTCATTGAAGGGAATGAAATCATTGATAATGTAGGTCAAAGCATCATTAAAGATGAAGATGGTGGCGAGTCTGGAATTGAAGGAGAAGAGATAGAACGCCAAGAAAGAAGACGTCAAGATGTAATTGTGAAATACATTGATTATGATGAAAACTCATGTAAGGGTAAAAAGAAACGTAGGATTACAAGAGAACAAGAGGTTAAGAATCTAGAACATATGAAGGAATTACTTGATATTAAAGAGATTCATTACCAACCAAAAGATTTAGATACACACGAAGAGGAAGAGGAAGAAATTGAAACTAGAGAGGAAGATAAAATTGAGGAATCAACAGAACAAGAGACTGTAGGATCGGTTATACCAAAACGCTTTTCTCGTAAAGCTGATGAAATGTTTACAACATATCCTAGATTAACACCTTTTGAAGAGAAGGAAGGGGCAGAGGAATGGATACGTATAGAACCAAGAGATATAGCAATTTTCCCAATTAATACTTGGCGCTTAATGAATAATCCTTTCTTAATGAATGGGTATTATAAACATCACCACATTTTATTAGGGGAGAAGTTAGACTTAAATGATGGTTATTATTATCTAATTGCTGTACCTGCTCAATATAATCCTAGACAGAAAAGATTAGCAAATGTCCATGGTTTTGAATATTTTAGGAGTTGTAGAAAGGTGAATCCAAGAACGGGTGAATTTGGATATTGGATCAAAGAAATACGCATATAA
- a CDS encoding DUF2752 domain-containing protein: MKVYIKPILFILLIGLVIVYSISFIATINHNEAQLLIGQKEIHIGKCYYRNTLGFDCPGCGLTRSFISISKGNIKDAMAYNPGGILIYICGLFVGINILLFLLMGRYMPHVFKILFFLVLLIGVVLILNWIIKILPQPIT; the protein is encoded by the coding sequence TTGAAGGTTTATATTAAACCTATTCTTTTTATCCTACTGATAGGCTTAGTTATTGTATATAGTATCTCTTTTATAGCTACTATTAATCATAATGAAGCTCAATTACTAATAGGGCAAAAAGAAATACATATTGGTAAATGTTATTATAGAAACACTTTAGGGTTCGATTGTCCCGGATGTGGATTAACGAGAAGTTTTATTTCTATCAGTAAGGGGAATATCAAAGATGCTATGGCTTATAACCCTGGTGGCATTCTTATATATATATGTGGATTGTTTGTAGGTATCAATATTCTTTTATTTCTTTTAATGGGTCGTTATATGCCGCATGTATTCAAAATCTTGTTTTTTCTTGTTTTATTAATAGGTGTCGTATTAATACTCAATTGGATTATAAAAATTTTACCTCAACCAATAACATAG
- a CDS encoding DUF4190 domain-containing protein translates to MDNNNFQDNNNNVTSNNNNPDVGKQKGFGIASMVCGIVGLVGICIPYLNYILAILAIVFGIVTLSEMKKTNDKTGKGMAIAGLVLGGISILFSILAIVGFIGLMGLSEIEGLY, encoded by the coding sequence ATGGACAACAATAATTTCCAAGATAACAATAATAACGTAACATCTAATAATAATAACCCTGATGTAGGTAAGCAAAAAGGTTTTGGTATAGCATCTATGGTTTGTGGTATCGTAGGCTTAGTAGGTATTTGTATCCCTTACCTCAATTATATACTTGCCATCCTAGCAATAGTTTTCGGTATCGTTACATTAAGTGAGATGAAGAAGACTAATGATAAAACTGGTAAAGGTATGGCCATTGCTGGTTTAGTACTTGGTGGTATTTCTATCCTATTCTCCATCTTAGCTATTGTTGGATTTATTGGTTTAATGGGATTATCCGAGATTGAAGGTTTATATTAA
- a CDS encoding VanZ family protein — protein MNIVVIYRQNFKNFIKLLFFFYLIALCYVLFFISTRVDTYNNINLIPLRTIRLYINYFDYFTFSIWFLNIFGNILLFIPFGCLLPLISKINRFWSVLLVSLITICTAEIMQHLFMVGELDVDDIILNTIGVIIGYLFYKFLRYLVVNRLKNKISII, from the coding sequence ATGAATATTGTAGTGATTTATAGACAAAACTTTAAAAATTTCATAAAACTACTCTTTTTCTTCTATTTAATAGCATTATGCTATGTTCTTTTCTTTATTTCAACAAGAGTAGATACATATAATAATATTAATCTTATTCCTTTAAGGACTATTCGCCTTTATATCAATTACTTTGATTATTTCACATTCTCCATATGGTTTTTGAACATATTTGGTAATATCCTCTTATTTATACCTTTTGGATGTTTATTACCTCTCATATCCAAGATCAATCGTTTTTGGTCAGTATTATTAGTCTCTTTGATAACAATATGCACTGCAGAAATTATGCAACATTTGTTTATGGTTGGTGAATTAGATGTTGATGATATCATTTTGAATACTATAGGTGTCATTATAGGCTATTTATTTTATAAATTCTTACGTTATTTAGTAGTTAATCGATTAAAGAATAAAATTTCGATTATATAA
- a CDS encoding MarR family winged helix-turn-helix transcriptional regulator, whose amino-acid sequence MEKNIEKINNLLVDIFDSILLIEEKALKNGEIKDLSITEYHTIVAIGLDRSRTMSEVAKDLNITVGTLTTAINRLVKKGYVDRRREETDRRIVKIFLTEKGKVAFKNHEKFHEEMIQSMLKDIKIDHQYLLIKSLTNINEYLHYKYKK is encoded by the coding sequence ATGGAAAAAAATATCGAAAAAATCAATAATTTATTGGTAGACATTTTTGATAGCATTTTACTAATTGAAGAGAAAGCTCTTAAGAATGGTGAAATAAAAGATTTATCTATTACTGAATATCACACTATTGTAGCCATAGGATTAGATCGTTCCAGAACCATGTCTGAAGTAGCTAAGGATTTAAATATCACAGTGGGTACTTTAACCACGGCTATTAATAGACTTGTTAAAAAGGGGTATGTAGATCGCAGGCGAGAAGAAACAGATAGACGTATAGTCAAAATATTCTTAACAGAAAAAGGTAAAGTAGCTTTTAAGAATCATGAGAAATTTCATGAAGAGATGATTCAAAGTATGTTAAAAGATATAAAGATTGATCACCAATACTTGTTGATTAAATCTCTAACCAATATCAATGAATATTTGCATTACAAATACAAGAAATAG
- a CDS encoding beta-ketoacyl-ACP synthase III, whose protein sequence is MIDELNQKVGVTINIGVLGTGKYVPPLIYSNDDLATMVDTSDEWIKSRTGIEQRRIAQDETTSDLASKAAIEALKAADTEAKDIDLIIVATLTPDAFTPSTSCLVQDKIGASNAACFDLSAACSGFAYALTTAYQFIKTGTYKKVLVIGAETLSKITDWNDRNTCVLFGDGAGAVVLGPKENADILGIYNGADGSKGSLLTSYSGLFGGEKYIQMDGREVYKFATSIMKTCVDEVLKDTEYTINDVDQFVLHQANIRIINSIKRKLKLDESKFYTNMDKYGNTSSASIPIALDEMCRQGKIKDGDKVILAGFGGGLTWSSLFMVW, encoded by the coding sequence TTGATTGATGAACTTAATCAGAAAGTAGGTGTAACTATTAATATTGGTGTTCTGGGAACTGGTAAGTATGTACCCCCATTGATCTATAGTAATGACGATCTAGCAACAATGGTTGATACATCTGATGAATGGATTAAGTCAAGAACGGGTATTGAGCAAAGAAGAATAGCCCAAGATGAAACGACTTCTGATTTAGCATCAAAAGCAGCCATAGAAGCATTAAAAGCTGCGGATACAGAAGCTAAAGACATCGATTTAATCATTGTTGCAACATTGACACCTGATGCATTTACACCATCTACATCCTGTTTAGTTCAAGATAAAATTGGTGCTAGCAATGCTGCATGCTTTGATTTATCAGCAGCTTGTTCAGGTTTTGCATATGCACTGACTACGGCATATCAATTTATTAAAACTGGAACTTACAAGAAAGTTTTAGTTATTGGAGCTGAGACACTGTCAAAGATAACAGATTGGAATGACCGTAATACATGCGTTTTATTTGGTGATGGTGCTGGAGCAGTTGTTCTTGGTCCTAAAGAAAATGCTGATATCTTGGGAATATATAATGGTGCAGACGGTAGTAAGGGGAGTCTCCTTACAAGTTATTCAGGTTTATTCGGTGGTGAGAAATATATACAGATGGATGGTAGAGAAGTGTACAAATTTGCTACTTCCATTATGAAGACTTGTGTAGATGAAGTCTTAAAAGATACAGAGTATACAATTAATGATGTAGATCAATTCGTATTACATCAAGCTAATATTCGTATCATTAATTCCATCAAACGTAAATTAAAATTAGATGAAAGTAAGTTCTATACTAACATGGACAAATACGGCAATACATCCTCAGCAAGTATACCAATTGCATTGGATGAGATGTGCCGACAAGGGAAAATTAAAGATGGCGATAAAGTCATTTTAGCAGGCTTTGGAGGCGGCTTAACTTGGTCTTCATTATTTATGGTCTGGTAA
- the acpP gene encoding acyl carrier protein encodes MTFEKVKEIIVDQLGVEEEEVKLEASFKEDLDADSLDLFEIVTALEEEFDIEIPTEDLQAIKTVKDAVDYIEKQNA; translated from the coding sequence ATGACATTTGAAAAAGTTAAAGAAATTATTGTGGATCAATTAGGTGTTGAAGAAGAGGAAGTAAAATTAGAAGCTAGTTTTAAAGAAGATTTAGATGCAGATTCATTAGATTTATTTGAAATCGTGACAGCTTTAGAAGAAGAATTTGATATTGAAATCCCAACAGAAGATTTACAAGCAATCAAAACAGTTAAAGATGCTGTAGATTACATCGAAAAACAAAACGCGTAA
- the fabK gene encoding enoyl-[acyl-carrier-protein] reductase FabK, with protein MAWVAEHNLAAAVSNAGGLGIIAAGTAPADMVRDEIRKAKALTDKPFGVNIMLLADNCDEVAKIVCEEGVQVVTTGAGNPQKYMEMWKEHGIFVAPVVPAVSLAKRMEKYGADAVIVEGCEAGGHIGEVTTMALVPQVVDAVNIPVIAAGGIADGRGIAAVSMLGADAMQVGTRFLVAHECVVHDDYKEKVLKAKDRDAVVSGRSTGHPVRSLKNKLTRDFAKLEKNGADSEAIEKLGAGALRLAVVEGDVNNGSLMAGQIAGLVSKRQSCEDIIVEMFTQAEELMK; from the coding sequence ATGGCTTGGGTTGCAGAACATAACTTGGCAGCAGCTGTATCCAATGCTGGAGGCTTAGGCATCATAGCAGCCGGCACAGCACCTGCAGACATGGTTAGGGATGAAATTAGAAAAGCTAAAGCACTAACAGATAAGCCATTTGGTGTTAATATTATGCTCTTAGCAGACAATTGCGATGAAGTTGCTAAAATTGTTTGCGAAGAAGGTGTTCAAGTCGTAACGACTGGCGCAGGTAATCCACAGAAGTATATGGAAATGTGGAAAGAGCATGGTATCTTTGTTGCTCCAGTAGTACCAGCTGTTTCACTTGCTAAAAGGATGGAAAAGTATGGCGCAGATGCAGTTATTGTAGAAGGCTGTGAAGCTGGAGGTCATATTGGAGAAGTCACTACCATGGCTCTCGTTCCTCAAGTAGTTGATGCAGTTAACATTCCAGTAATCGCTGCCGGAGGTATTGCTGATGGTAGAGGTATTGCTGCAGTGAGCATGTTAGGTGCAGATGCTATGCAAGTTGGTACTAGATTCTTAGTAGCTCATGAATGTGTTGTACATGATGATTACAAAGAAAAAGTTTTAAAAGCTAAAGATAGAGATGCTGTAGTATCAGGACGCTCTACAGGTCATCCAGTGAGATCACTGAAAAATAAATTAACAAGAGATTTTGCTAAGCTTGAGAAAAACGGTGCTGATAGTGAAGCAATTGAAAAATTAGGTGCTGGTGCACTTCGATTAGCAGTTGTAGAAGGTGATGTTAATAACGGATCTCTTATGGCTGGGCAAATTGCTGGTCTTGTTTCTAAGAGACAAAGTTGTGAAGATATCATCGTTGAAATGTTTACACAAGCAGAAGAACTAATGAAATAA
- the fabD gene encoding ACP S-malonyltransferase: protein MGKVAFLFSGQGSQYVGMGKEIAESFEVSKSVYKQADHALGFSLSDMCFSGDEAELNLTENTQPAVLTTSIAILEAIKQYGVAPDVVAGLSLGEYSALVCNGVLGFEDAVKLVKKRGKYMQEAVPEGKGTMAAILGLDREKVELICEEMSTYGIVEPANYNCKGQIVIAGEVAAVQAACDRATELGAKRAIMLKVSGPFHTTMLQPAADNLEKELKNMPLNTPEVPYVTNVTGEYVHDHKEVKTLLKKQVMSPVYWEDSIKKMINEGVETFIEIGPGRSLSSFVKKVDRKKKIYNVEDLSSLSKVVKEIKEVDIC from the coding sequence ATGGGTAAAGTCGCATTTTTATTTTCAGGTCAAGGTAGTCAATATGTAGGTATGGGTAAAGAAATTGCTGAGTCATTTGAGGTTAGCAAAAGTGTATATAAGCAAGCAGACCATGCTCTTGGTTTTTCATTGAGTGATATGTGCTTCAGTGGTGACGAAGCGGAACTTAATTTAACAGAAAATACACAGCCTGCTGTATTAACAACATCCATAGCTATATTAGAGGCGATTAAGCAATACGGTGTAGCGCCAGATGTGGTAGCTGGATTAAGTTTAGGAGAGTATTCGGCATTAGTATGTAATGGTGTCCTAGGCTTTGAAGATGCTGTTAAACTGGTTAAAAAGCGTGGTAAGTACATGCAAGAAGCTGTGCCAGAAGGTAAAGGCACAATGGCGGCTATTCTTGGACTTGATCGAGAAAAGGTAGAACTCATTTGTGAGGAAATGTCCACATATGGAATCGTAGAACCAGCTAACTATAATTGCAAAGGTCAGATTGTTATCGCAGGTGAAGTTGCAGCTGTTCAGGCGGCATGCGATAGAGCAACTGAGTTAGGAGCAAAAAGAGCTATTATGCTTAAGGTTAGTGGACCATTCCATACAACAATGCTACAACCAGCAGCGGATAACCTTGAAAAAGAATTAAAAAATATGCCACTTAATACCCCAGAGGTACCTTATGTAACCAATGTAACAGGAGAGTATGTACATGACCATAAAGAAGTAAAAACACTCTTAAAGAAACAAGTCATGTCCCCTGTATATTGGGAAGATAGTATTAAGAAGATGATTAATGAAGGTGTTGAAACTTTCATTGAGATCGGACCAGGTAGATCATTAAGTTCTTTTGTTAAAAAAGTAGATAGAAAGAAAAAGATCTACAATGTCGAAGATCTAAGCTCCTTGAGTAAAGTTGTTAAAGAGATAAAGGAAGTGGACATATGTTAA
- the fabG gene encoding 3-oxoacyl-[acyl-carrier-protein] reductase, translating to MLKIDGKVAVITGANTGIGRETAISLAKQGATVVINYVVGEELAEEVKKEIESFGGKAIVKYCDVTSFEDTKVMMDEIKKELGSLDILVNNAGITRDTLLLRMKEEDFDKVIDVNLKGAFNCVKHASKIMMKQRSGRIINISSVVGLMGNVGQCNYSASKAGLLGITKSAARELAPRGITVNAVAPGFIESKMTEVLSDDIKEAMLSNIPLKSFGKAKDIANAVTFLASNEAHYITGQVISVDGGMYM from the coding sequence ATGTTAAAGATAGATGGCAAGGTTGCGGTTATAACTGGCGCCAATACAGGGATCGGACGTGAAACAGCTATTTCTTTAGCTAAACAAGGTGCAACTGTTGTGATTAACTACGTTGTAGGTGAAGAGTTAGCTGAAGAAGTAAAAAAGGAAATTGAGAGCTTCGGTGGAAAAGCCATCGTTAAGTATTGTGATGTAACTTCTTTTGAAGATACAAAAGTAATGATGGATGAAATCAAAAAAGAATTAGGCTCTTTAGATATATTAGTAAATAATGCAGGTATAACAAGAGATACTCTTTTACTAAGAATGAAAGAAGAAGACTTTGACAAAGTAATAGATGTCAATCTTAAAGGAGCTTTTAATTGCGTAAAGCATGCTAGTAAGATCATGATGAAGCAAAGAAGCGGTCGAATTATTAACATTTCATCAGTAGTTGGACTTATGGGGAATGTAGGACAATGTAACTATTCTGCCTCAAAAGCTGGGTTACTAGGGATTACAAAGTCTGCGGCAAGGGAACTTGCACCTAGAGGCATCACTGTAAATGCCGTAGCTCCAGGTTTTATTGAATCAAAAATGACAGAAGTATTAAGCGATGATATTAAAGAAGCCATGTTAAGTAACATACCATTAAAGTCTTTTGGTAAAGCTAAAGATATAGCAAATGCTGTTACTTTCTTAGCTTCAAATGAGGCACATTACATTACAGGTCAAGTCATTAGTGTTGATGGTGGAATGTACATGTAG
- the fabF gene encoding beta-ketoacyl-ACP synthase II — MKQHRVVVTGLGAITPIGNDTETFWEKVKNGECGIDFISAFDTKEFKAKLAAEVKGFDAKKHIDRKAARRMDRFTQFAVVAAKEALDQSEVDLDAIDKERFGVVVGSGMGALGTIETEVVKLKEKGAKRVAPLFIPTVISNMAAGNIAIQFGAKGICTNVVTACASGTHCIGEAFKMLQVGRADMILAGGTESTITPLGLAGFQSLTALSESADPKKASRPFDKKRDGFVMGEGAGILLLETLEHAKQRGANILAEVVGYGATCDAFHITSPAEDGDGGARAMELAVEDAGIAPEEVSYINAHGTSTPINDKTETAAIKKTFGDHAYRIPVSSTKSMIGHLLGAAGGVESVVCIKALQDGYIPATIGYETKDPDCDLDYVPTIGRKKDIEYAMTNSLGFGGHNATLLFKRWE, encoded by the coding sequence ATGAAACAACATAGAGTAGTCGTAACGGGTCTAGGTGCCATTACACCAATTGGAAATGATACAGAGACATTTTGGGAAAAAGTTAAGAACGGGGAATGTGGTATAGATTTTATATCTGCATTTGACACAAAAGAATTTAAAGCAAAGTTAGCGGCTGAAGTCAAAGGTTTCGATGCAAAGAAGCACATTGATAGAAAAGCTGCTCGTCGAATGGATCGCTTTACTCAATTTGCTGTTGTGGCGGCAAAAGAAGCTTTAGACCAATCAGAAGTGGATTTAGATGCTATAGATAAAGAGCGTTTTGGCGTAGTTGTTGGTTCTGGAATGGGAGCATTAGGAACCATTGAAACGGAAGTTGTTAAACTAAAAGAAAAAGGCGCTAAGCGAGTGGCTCCACTTTTTATTCCAACTGTTATCTCCAATATGGCTGCAGGTAATATTGCTATACAGTTTGGTGCAAAGGGTATATGTACGAATGTTGTTACAGCTTGTGCATCAGGAACCCACTGTATTGGTGAAGCATTTAAAATGTTGCAAGTGGGCCGTGCTGATATGATATTAGCTGGAGGTACTGAAAGTACCATTACACCTCTTGGGTTAGCTGGATTCCAATCCTTAACAGCTTTAAGTGAAAGTGCTGATCCTAAAAAGGCATCACGCCCATTTGATAAGAAAAGAGACGGCTTTGTTATGGGTGAAGGTGCAGGAATACTTTTATTGGAGACATTAGAACATGCAAAGCAAAGAGGAGCAAATATTTTAGCTGAAGTAGTTGGGTACGGTGCTACATGTGATGCTTTCCACATAACTTCACCAGCAGAAGACGGAGATGGTGGTGCAAGAGCTATGGAACTAGCTGTAGAAGATGCAGGAATAGCTCCAGAAGAAGTATCATACATTAATGCACACGGAACAAGTACACCGATTAATGATAAGACAGAAACTGCTGCTATTAAAAAGACTTTTGGTGACCATGCTTACCGTATTCCAGTAAGTTCAACTAAATCAATGATAGGTCATTTATTAGGTGCTGCTGGCGGTGTTGAATCTGTTGTATGTATTAAAGCTCTTCAAGACGGTTATATTCCTGCTACAATTGGTTATGAAACCAAAGATCCGGACTGCGATTTAGACTACGTACCAACAATTGGTCGTAAGAAGGATATAGAGTATGCTATGACAAACTCATTAGGCTTTGGTGGACATAACGCAACATTACTGTTTAAAAGGTGGGAATAA
- the accB gene encoding acetyl-CoA carboxylase biotin carboxyl carrier protein produces MDFKDIEKLVKLTDESGLTHLEIKDKDFKITLKKEKEQVSVPYQQPISTTVPVTTQSPSVAQPVETKADEKVKPDNIKVIKAPMVGTFYAASGPDVEPFVKVGDKVKQGDTVCILEAMKLMNDIESEFTGTVVNILVANEDMVEYGQPLMEIEV; encoded by the coding sequence ATGGATTTTAAAGACATCGAAAAGTTAGTTAAACTAACCGATGAGTCAGGTTTAACCCATTTAGAAATTAAAGACAAAGATTTTAAAATAACTCTTAAAAAAGAGAAAGAACAGGTAAGTGTACCTTATCAACAACCTATTTCAACTACAGTTCCGGTAACTACTCAGTCACCTTCTGTAGCCCAGCCAGTAGAAACAAAGGCTGATGAAAAAGTGAAACCAGATAACATTAAGGTGATCAAGGCACCTATGGTAGGTACTTTTTATGCCGCTTCAGGTCCTGATGTAGAACCTTTTGTTAAAGTTGGCGACAAGGTTAAGCAAGGTGATACAGTTTGTATATTAGAAGCCATGAAACTTATGAATGATATTGAAAGTGAGTTTACTGGCACAGTTGTTAACATTTTGGTTGCTAATGAAGATATGGTCGAATATGGGCAACCTCTAATGGAAATAGAAGTTTAG
- the fabZ gene encoding 3-hydroxyacyl-ACP dehydratase FabZ, whose product MLDIKQIQEIIPHRYPFLLIDQIGELESGKKAVGYKNVTMNEYFFQGHFPQEPVMPGVLIIEALAQVGAVAILSQEEMKGKIAYFGGINKAKFKEKVVPGDRLRLEVEIVKVKGPVGVGNAVAYVGDKKACQAELTFIVGQ is encoded by the coding sequence ATGTTAGATATTAAGCAAATACAAGAAATAATACCACATCGTTACCCATTCTTATTGATTGACCAAATTGGTGAATTAGAGTCTGGGAAAAAAGCGGTTGGTTATAAAAATGTAACGATGAACGAGTATTTCTTTCAAGGGCACTTCCCACAGGAGCCAGTAATGCCTGGTGTTCTTATTATAGAAGCATTGGCTCAAGTAGGTGCTGTAGCTATTCTTAGTCAAGAAGAGATGAAGGGTAAGATCGCTTACTTTGGTGGTATTAATAAAGCTAAATTTAAAGAAAAAGTAGTTCCTGGTGACCGTTTAAGACTTGAAGTAGAGATCGTTAAAGTAAAAGGGCCAGTAGGTGTAGGAAATGCAGTTGCATACGTAGGTGACAAAAAAGCTTGCCAAGCAGAATTAACATTTATAGTGGGTCAATAA